A part of Bacillus rossius redtenbacheri isolate Brsri chromosome 1, Brsri_v3, whole genome shotgun sequence genomic DNA contains:
- the LOC134539029 gene encoding prostatic spermine-binding protein-like — MELHDDDKDGDDDTIIYDGDGDADDDYDVTDDYYGNNDDVTGPADYYNYDTVADFDDGAADDDYDYGDATDAGKDYDDIADHDKYDNDADTADDNYDDIDYKDTGVGDAAANYGGDNADNDGDDNADDYDDDGDGEVLISLKAG, encoded by the exons aTGGAGCTTCATGATGATGATAAGGATGGTGATGATGATACTATTATTTAcgatggtgatggtgatgctgatgatgattatgatgtaaCTGATGATTATTATggtaataatgatgatgtaacgGGAC CTGCTGATTATTATAATTATGATACTGTTGCTgatttcgatgatggtgctgctgatgatgattatgattatGGTGATGCTACTGATGCAGGTAAAGATTACGATGATATTGCCGATCATGATAAATATGATAACGATGCTGATACTGCTGATGATAATTATGATGATATTGATTATAAAGATACTGGTGTTGGTGATGCTGCTGCTAATTATGGTGGTGATAATGCTGATAACGATG GTGATGATAATgctgatgattatgatgatgatggtgatggtgaaGTGTTGATCAGTCTGAAAGCTGGCTAG